The Ornithodoros turicata isolate Travis chromosome 7, ASM3712646v1, whole genome shotgun sequence genome includes a region encoding these proteins:
- the LOC135400852 gene encoding uncharacterized protein LOC135400852 isoform X2, with protein sequence MHRRSSRKRRKSRYDESCSKVHHSAPNLPNRRGTQTLCTEPSLSHDKKCFDPVFEGETDLLERMASVEAGMSAELTTEEFQVMSRNVEQILSEARKTLAHHHDDRSVLAKPEGVKSTKGPSVLRDIEQKRKEVLPKTLQREGDKMKCIKQQKAKVLSLEDLEPAPEFPALSDTARARVVNSPYENFYSDLITGDDPLVVGLWRHLALQELSLDLNSLISQYAAEGDSGIQDMIVPQNVQDDDDYENSGVASTLPESTLQFTSGVPGTGAFDSLTSSPSNDSAEGIIMNESSSSA encoded by the exons ATGCACCGGCGCTCGTCAAGGAAACGCCGGAAGTCCAGGTACGATGAGTCATGCTCGAAGGTTCACCATTCTGCCCCCAACTTGCCAAACCGACGGGGTACACAAACCCTATGCACCGAACCATCTTTATCCCACGACAAGAAATGTTTCGATCCAGTCTTCGAAGGCGAGACCGACCTCCTTGAAAGAATGGCTTCTGTAGAAGCTGGTATGAGCGCCGAGCTAACAACGGAAGAGTTCCAGGTCATGTCACGGAACGTTGAGCAGATCTTGTCGGAAGCACGAAAAACACTGGCGCATCATCATGACGATAGAAGTGTTCTCGCGAAACCTGAAGGCGTTAAGTCAACGAAAGGTCCGTCTGTGCTGCGAGACATCGAGCAAAAACGTAAAGAAGTCTTGCCGAAAACGCTGCAGAGAGAAGGCGACAAAATGAAATGCATAAAGCAACAAAAGGCTAAAGTATTGAGCTTGGAAGACCTGGAACCAGCCCCGGAATTTCCAGCCCTGAGTGACACCGCTCGGGCAAGGGTGGTGAATTCCCCGTACGAAAACTTTTATTCCGACCTGATTACGG GAGACGACCCTCTCGTGGTTGGCTTATGGCGGCATTTGGCACTGCAGGAGCTTTCATTGGACCTCAACTCTCTGATCAGCCAGTACGCTGCCGAAGGCGACTCCGGTATCCAGGACATGATCGTGCCGCAGAATGTGCAAGACGACGATGACTACGAAAATAGCGGCGTGGCTTCCACGCTTCCAGAAAGTACTTTACAGTTCACCAGTGGTGTCCCTGGGACGGGTGCCTTTGATTCACTCACGTCGTCGCCTTCAAATGATAGTGCTGAAGGGATTATAATGAATGAGAGTTCGTCGTCAGCATGA
- the LOC135400852 gene encoding uncharacterized protein LOC135400852 isoform X1: MHRRSSRKRRKSRYDESCSKVHHSAPNLPNRRGTQTLCTEPSLSHDKKCFDPVFEGETDLLERMASVEAGMSAELTTEEFQVMSRNVEQILSEARKTLAHHHDDRSVLAKPEGVKSTKGPSVLRDIEQKRKEVLPKTLQREGDKMKCIKQQKAKVLSLEDLEPAPEFPALSDTARARVVNSPYENFYSDLITGEAIEVAPLTDYFTFPVHEPERYASPTDYIGTPRSEGYSTMNDMEECPIYLVPPYDEYGRFSPPVYDSPPDGSHAFRLSSDNVSPEKERISRLMGNESADRRAIEREGERQHSENFNSKEPVARGSDRRRSSSYEQQPSLPKNKVHKTFVTESTNAPRSATPTDKCTQYDIDAGGVIAARTQPDQALQAQNTTQPFLSNGGDDPLVVGLWRHLALQELSLDLNSLISQYAAEGDSGIQDMIVPQNVQDDDDYENSGVASTLPESTLQFTSGVPGTGAFDSLTSSPSNDSAEGIIMNESSSSA, translated from the exons ATGCACCGGCGCTCGTCAAGGAAACGCCGGAAGTCCAGGTACGATGAGTCATGCTCGAAGGTTCACCATTCTGCCCCCAACTTGCCAAACCGACGGGGTACACAAACCCTATGCACCGAACCATCTTTATCCCACGACAAGAAATGTTTCGATCCAGTCTTCGAAGGCGAGACCGACCTCCTTGAAAGAATGGCTTCTGTAGAAGCTGGTATGAGCGCCGAGCTAACAACGGAAGAGTTCCAGGTCATGTCACGGAACGTTGAGCAGATCTTGTCGGAAGCACGAAAAACACTGGCGCATCATCATGACGATAGAAGTGTTCTCGCGAAACCTGAAGGCGTTAAGTCAACGAAAGGTCCGTCTGTGCTGCGAGACATCGAGCAAAAACGTAAAGAAGTCTTGCCGAAAACGCTGCAGAGAGAAGGCGACAAAATGAAATGCATAAAGCAACAAAAGGCTAAAGTATTGAGCTTGGAAGACCTGGAACCAGCCCCGGAATTTCCAGCCCTGAGTGACACCGCTCGGGCAAGGGTGGTGAATTCCCCGTACGAAAACTTTTATTCCGACCTGATTACGGGTGAGGCGATAGAGGTCGCGCCTCTAACGGACTATTTTACCTTTCCGGTTCACGAACCCGAGCGCTACGCATCTCCAACTGATTACATCGGCACGCCTCGTAGCGAGGGCTACTCCACGATGAACGACATGGAAGAATGTCCAATATACTTAGTTCCCCCGTACGATGAATATGGGCGCTTTTCGCCACCCGTCTATGATAGTCCCCCGGATGGATCGCATGCTTTTCGCCTTTCTTCTGATAACGTGTCTCCGGAAAAGGAGAGGATATCTAGACTCATGGGGAATGAATCTGCAGATCGTAGGGCCATCGAAAGAGAAGGTGAACGTCAACACTCAGAAAATTTTAATTCGAAAGAACCAGTTGCACGCGGTTCCGATCGCCGCAGAAGTTCGAGCTATGAGCAACAGCCTTCCTTGCCGAAAAACAAGGTACATAAGACTTTTGTAACTGAATCTACGAATGCACCAAGATCAGCAACGCCTACGGACAAATGCACTCAATATGATATCGATGCTGGTGGCGTGATTGCCGCACGCACGCAGCCTGATCAAGCTCTGCAAGCCCAGAACACTACGCAGCCATTTCTGAGTAACGGAG GAGACGACCCTCTCGTGGTTGGCTTATGGCGGCATTTGGCACTGCAGGAGCTTTCATTGGACCTCAACTCTCTGATCAGCCAGTACGCTGCCGAAGGCGACTCCGGTATCCAGGACATGATCGTGCCGCAGAATGTGCAAGACGACGATGACTACGAAAATAGCGGCGTGGCTTCCACGCTTCCAGAAAGTACTTTACAGTTCACCAGTGGTGTCCCTGGGACGGGTGCCTTTGATTCACTCACGTCGTCGCCTTCAAATGATAGTGCTGAAGGGATTATAATGAATGAGAGTTCGTCGTCAGCATGA
- the LOC135400852 gene encoding uncharacterized protein LOC135400852 isoform X3, with product MMPTTSTEEGDNDLASAGFRACAQEAIRFLIEEENLPGDDPLVVGLWRHLALQELSLDLNSLISQYAAEGDSGIQDMIVPQNVQDDDDYENSGVASTLPESTLQFTSGVPGTGAFDSLTSSPSNDSAEGIIMNESSSSA from the exons ATGATGCCCACGACGTCCACGGAGGAAGGCGACAACGACTTGGCGTCGGCAGGATTCCGAGCATGTGCTCAGGAGGCCATTCGATTTCTCATCGAGGAAGAGAACTTGCCAG GAGACGACCCTCTCGTGGTTGGCTTATGGCGGCATTTGGCACTGCAGGAGCTTTCATTGGACCTCAACTCTCTGATCAGCCAGTACGCTGCCGAAGGCGACTCCGGTATCCAGGACATGATCGTGCCGCAGAATGTGCAAGACGACGATGACTACGAAAATAGCGGCGTGGCTTCCACGCTTCCAGAAAGTACTTTACAGTTCACCAGTGGTGTCCCTGGGACGGGTGCCTTTGATTCACTCACGTCGTCGCCTTCAAATGATAGTGCTGAAGGGATTATAATGAATGAGAGTTCGTCGTCAGCATGA